A DNA window from Scylla paramamosain isolate STU-SP2022 chromosome 10, ASM3559412v1, whole genome shotgun sequence contains the following coding sequences:
- the LOC135104273 gene encoding 2-oxoadipate dehydrogenase complex component E1-like codes for MNTLRSVRGMAGLRRAVIAVYLKPVLCGGMADLSPVTAAGIGCARAYQSLQGVYGYKHQEPKSFTLPDEVIQQRKEESSLFRWISAFQEFGHLTADVNPIHPNTRQVPELEPELYGLSRDASYKPRGLVAGCDGTYTLQQLQDILKQKYCGHISVEFSNLPTLEEREWFANAVESLQDEVITPEERIRLAGDMLRSQAFDNFLGTKFQSVKRYGAEGGESTMGFFSEVFRRVAQEGVEQVVMGMAHRGRLNLLTGLLQYPASVMFRKMKGLPEFPENVKFIGDVLSHLTISLDMEMEGDNSLHVTMLPNPSHLEAVNPVACGKTRARQRSLREGYYSPDPDAQPGDKVVCLQVHGDAALGGQGVIQETLALSAVPHFDIGGALHVAINNQIGYTTPGERTRSSNYCTDAAKMCGMPVIHVNGDQPEAVVKAARLAVQYQRKFRRDVFVDLLCWRRWGHNELDNPRFTNPTMYHVIDAHRSVPDTYAEQLIEEGVLGREEAMKITADHMAFLTEQFKLADSTVPKAPHLEKQWAGLVQAPSSLQVWDTGVDSQTLQYLGAKSVEIPENFNLHKHLKKTHVEARLQKLREGVGLDWATAEALAFASLLYQGFGVRISGQDVGRGTFSQRHCMFVDQETAEMHIPLNFISEGQSAYLEVANSILSEEAVLGFEYGMSIESPNTLCIWEAQFGDFYNGAQIMIDTFISGGEAKWLLQSGLTMVLPHGYDGAGPEHSSCHMERFLQNSSSSETVPDGDDVNWCIVNPTTPAQYFHVLRQQMIRNFRKPVIVVGPKVLLRHPAATSTLQDMAPGTHFLPVIGDPDVNPDNVKKVVFVSGKHYYTLVGERKARGITDTAIIRLESLCPFPTPQINAELIKYKKAKKFVWSQEEHRNMGPWFFVHPRFENLCATKLEYSGRDVSEVPATGVAQFHKAEAQALINQTFAL; via the exons ATGAATACTCTAAGAAGTGTGCGGGGGATGGCCGGGCTGAGACGAGCCGTGATTGCTGTGTATCTCAAGCCTGTGCTCTGCGGTGGGATGGCTGACCTCAGCCCAGTGACTGCTGCAGGTATTGGGTGTGCACGAGCCTACCAGTCCCTACAGGGCGTGTATGGATACAAGCATCAGGAACCGAAGTCTTTCACGT TGCCAGATGAAGTTATtcagcagaggaaggaagaaagcagttTGTTTCGATGGATCAGTGCCTTTCAGGAATTTGGTCACCTGACAGCAGATGTGAACCCAATACATCCTAACACCAG ACAGGTGCCTGAGCTGGAGCCTGAGCTTTATGGTCTCAGCCGTGATGCCTCATACAAACCTCGTGGTCTTGTGGCCGGCTGTGATGGCACGTATACCCTTCAGCAGCTGCAAGATATCCTGAAACAGAAATATTGTGGTCACATCAGCGTTGAGTTTTCAAATTTACCT ACAttagaggagagggaatggtTTGCCAATGCTGTGGAAAGCCTCCAAGATGAAGTCATCACTCCAGAAGAGCGTATTAGGTTGGCAGGAGACATGTTGCGCTCACAAGCCTTTGACAACTTTCTGGGGACAAAGTTCCAGAGTGTGAAGCGTTATGGTGCTGAAGGAGGAGAGTCCACTATGGGCTTCTTCTCAGAAGTCTTCAGAAGAGTGGCACAAG AGGGTGTGGAGCAAGTAGTGATGGGCATGGCACACCGAGGACGCCTCAACCTGCTGACAGGTCTTCTGCAGTACCCAGCCAGTGTAATGTTTAGGAAAATGAAGGGACTGCCAGAGTTTCCAGAGAATGTCAAGTTTATTGGGGATGTTTTGTCACATTTAA CCATCTCACTTGAcatggagatggaaggagacaaTTCCTTGCATGTCACAATGCTGCCAAATCCTTCCCACCTGGAGGCTGTGAACCCTGTTGCATGTGGCAAGACCCGTGCTCGACAGAGGAGCCTCAGGGAGGGATACTACTCCCCAGACCCTGATGCCCAGCCTGGAGACAAAGTGGTCTGTCTACAG GTTCATGGAGATGCAGCACTTGGTGGGCAGGGAGTGATCCAAGAGACCCTTGCCCTCTCAGCTGTTCCTCATTTTGACATAGGAGGAGCATTGCATGTTGCCATTAATAATCAG ATTGGCTACACCACCCCTGGGGAGCGCACAAGGTCCTCCAATTACTGCACTGATGCCGCTAAGATGTGTGGGATGCCAGTCATTCATGTCAATGGGGACCAGCCTGAG GCTGTGGTGAAAGCAGCACGACTGGCTGTGCAGTACCAGAGAAAGTTTCGGAGAGACGTGTTTGTGGACCTGCTGTGCTGGCGGCGGTGGGGCCACAATGAGTTGGACAACCCACGCTTCACCAACCCTACCATGTACCATGTCATTGATGcacacag GAGTGTCCCGGATACTTATGCTGAACAGTTGATTGAGGAAGGTGTGTTGGGGAGAGAAGAGGCCATGAAAATCACTGCTGACCACATGGCTTTCCTCACAGAACAGTTCAAATTAGCAGATTCCACTGTTCCAAAG GCCCCTCATCTTGAAAAGCAATGGGCAGGACTGGTGCAGGCCCCATCCTCACTTCAGGTGTGGGACACTGGGGTGGACAGCCAAACTCTGCAGTATTTAGGAGCAAAATCTGTAGAAATTCCTGAAAATTTT AATCTACATAAGCATTTGAAGAAGACTCACGTAGAGGCCCGACTTCAAAAATTGAGAGAGGGTGTGGGTCTGGACTGGGCCACAGCAGAAGCCTTAGCATTTGCTTCTTTATTGTATCAAG GGTTTGGTGTTCGTATTAGTGGCCAGGATGTTGGTCGGGGTACCTTCTCCCAGCGCCACTGCATGTTCGTTGACCAAGAGACAGCTGAGATGCATATTCCTCTCAACTTCATAAGTGAAGGCCAGAGTGCTTATCTGGAGGTGGCCAACAGCATTCTCTCAGAGGAGGCTGTGTTGGGCTTTGAGTATGGCATGTCCATAGAAAGCCCAAACACCCTCTGTATATGGGAGGCTCAGTTTGGAGACTTCTATAATGGTGCCCAGATTATGATTGATACCTTCATTTCTGGTGGTGAAG ccAAGTGGTTGCTGCAGAGTGGCCTGACAATGGTTCTACCTCATGGGTATGATGGTGCAGGACCTGAACACTCGTCATGTCACATGGAGCGATTCCTACAGAACAGCAGCTCCAGTGAGACAGTGCCAGATGGGGATGATGTGAACTGGTGCATTGTGAATCCCACCACACCTGCTCAGTACTTCCATGTGTTGAGGCAACAG ATGATCAGAAATTTCCGCAAGCCCGTCATCGTTGTGGGTCCCAAAGTGCTCCTGCGTCATCCTGCAGCAACGTCCACCCTGCAGGACATGGCTCCAGGCACACATTTCCTCCCTGTCATTG GTGATCCTGATGTCAATCCAGATAATGTAAAGAAGGTTGTTTTTGTGAGTGGGAAGCACTACTACACTctggtgggagagaggaaggcacgAGGCATCACAGACACGGCCATCATCAGGCTGGAGAGCTTGTGTCCCTTCCCAACACCACAAATTAATGCTGAActgataaaatacaaaaaagcaaaGA AGTTTGTTTGGTCTCAAGAGGAGCATCGTAACATGGGGCCGTGGTTCTTTGTTCACCCTCGCTTTGAAAATCTGTGTGCCACCAAG CTGGAGTACTCTGGCCGAGACGTGTCTGAAGTGCCGGCCACTGGTGTGgctcagttccacaaggctgAGGCACAGGCTCTGATTAACCAGACCTTTGCTCTATAA
- the LOC135104272 gene encoding uncharacterized protein LOC135104272 isoform X2, with protein sequence MFSVLDSRAGMAWLVAATVLAVVVSVARADAGHFFAETPKHLPRIGRRGDLPPLTTLLSEEDARSSGAGTRSMTEALAGLDSDGDGCIGVGELLRIPAVRVALLLQNPALLTPANPASPEADGHATEDTFASDRRPEPRLLRYLQK encoded by the exons ATGTTCTCTGTCCTGGACTCAAGAGCAG GAATGGCGTGGTTGGTGGCGGCGACTGTGCTGGCTGTGGTGGTCAGCGTAGCGCGTGCTGACGCTGGACACTTCTTCGCAGAGACTCCCAAACACCTGCCCAGGATCGGACGGCGAGGGGACCTTCCGCCCTTG ACCACGTTGCTATCAGAGGAGGACGCCCGAAGCTCCGGCGCAGGCACTCGGAGCATGACGGAGGCACTGGCGGGGCTGGACAGTGATGGGGACGGCTGCATTGGAGTAGGAGAGCTGCTGCGCATTCCTGCAGTGAGGGTAGCACTACTCCTACAGAACCCCGCCCTCCTAACCCCCGCCAACCCCGCCTCTCCAGAAGCTGACG GACACGCCACCGAGGACACCTTTGCCTCAGATCGCCGACCTGAACCCCGGCTCCTGCGTTACCTGCAGAAGTGA
- the LOC135104272 gene encoding uncharacterized protein LOC135104272 isoform X1, whose amino-acid sequence MPPASHHPPLPQPPPRHALESTPRTPTPSCSAAPHLLQATPASQLKTQDASSSCSKICTSSVYSGVRRGFIHLAYLPPACPRRGTGVRTSYPHPAGMAWLVAATVLAVVVSVARADAGHFFAETPKHLPRIGRRGDLPPLTTLLSEEDARSSGAGTRSMTEALAGLDSDGDGCIGVGELLRIPAVRVALLLQNPALLTPANPASPEADGHATEDTFASDRRPEPRLLRYLQK is encoded by the exons ATGCCACCCGCCTCACACCACCCCCCGCTGCCACAGCCTCCACCACGACACGCCCTCGAGTCCACGCCACGCACACCGACACCGAGCTGCTCTGCCGCCCCGCACCTGCTCCAGGCGACTCCTGCAAGTCAGCTGAAGACTCAAGACGCCTCTTCAAGTTGCTCGAAGATTTGTACCTCCAGCGTGTACTCAGGCGTGAGGCGAGGCTTCATCCACCTAGCGTACTTGCCACCTGCCTGTCCCCGCCGCGGCACAGGTGTGAGGACCAGCTACCCCCATCCCGCAG GAATGGCGTGGTTGGTGGCGGCGACTGTGCTGGCTGTGGTGGTCAGCGTAGCGCGTGCTGACGCTGGACACTTCTTCGCAGAGACTCCCAAACACCTGCCCAGGATCGGACGGCGAGGGGACCTTCCGCCCTTG ACCACGTTGCTATCAGAGGAGGACGCCCGAAGCTCCGGCGCAGGCACTCGGAGCATGACGGAGGCACTGGCGGGGCTGGACAGTGATGGGGACGGCTGCATTGGAGTAGGAGAGCTGCTGCGCATTCCTGCAGTGAGGGTAGCACTACTCCTACAGAACCCCGCCCTCCTAACCCCCGCCAACCCCGCCTCTCCAGAAGCTGACG GACACGCCACCGAGGACACCTTTGCCTCAGATCGCCGACCTGAACCCCGGCTCCTGCGTTACCTGCAGAAGTGA